From the genome of Aspergillus oryzae RIB40 DNA, chromosome 4:
aagtatatatagtttTCTAGCAATAGAATTAGATTAATTCTATTACTTTtagatttaataaatattctaAAGTTTTATATAGCTataaatctctatataaattatagatatataaatacttagtaaaataatttaattaatagtATAGCTTTTATTAAATAGATCTTTATTCTTtagtatatagaaatatatctattttattaaaaattaattttatatagaaatagaataaCTTATTTACTATTTATAGAGTATACTTTTTAAAAATtacttttattaaatctTAATTCTTTAATTCTTAGTACTTTattcttttaattaataattagCTAGCTAAATAAAaagattatatatctattaaAACTATAGATAAATATTCTAAAAATAATCTTTTTCTAAGCTATAATTAAATTAGATCTTTTATAATTATAgctatataattttaataatatttaaaaactaatttaaaatatttagagctatataaatagtaataCTATAATAAATCTAAATAATATAGTATAAATAAgtatctatttctatatatattttaattctaTATAACTTAAACTTTATATAACTATCTATTAACTAAATATAATTTAGTCtagatataatatattctttttatttatactatagctaataataataaataaaaatttaattAGAAAATCTTATATAGtagatttaaaaaaaataatctttaaataaaataagtataatatatagagatagaaatagaaacttattaaataataatatagtctcttatatatatatactagtagaGTAATCTTCTATTAAATCCTTAGATTCTACTTTTCTTAGATTTCTTAAAAAAAGCTTATAGAATAGCTTTAATTTAATACTatcttttaaaaaataaattaatatagTATATAAATCCAAgacttttatatatatatctaaataTATAAGATACTAGAGTTACTTctttttaatataaaatataaagaaTATCTTTATTTTCAAGACTaatctaaaaaaaaaatatctttatctatatttatatattaatattaatattaattatataattCTAATATAGTAATCTCTATTTCTAAAGATATAATTTAAATATACGCTTACTAAGCTAAAGATTAAATAACTTCTTAAAATAATCTTAAATTATAACCACCAGCTTATTTctttaatataaaataataatctTAGCTTTATATAGCTCAAGATTAATTATTAGACAAGACATAgttatatataaaaattaaaaaaataaataaataattctATAGTAATCTAGTAAAAAAAGCGGTTAAGAAAGCGGTTAGGAAAGCGGTAAATAGACTttacaagaagaaggattATTGCGGAGTGGCCGCTATAGGCCTCCATAGGAGCCGCCGCACGCAATTGAAGGCTAGCGTGACGAAAGGCCGATTCTCTGTCGACCCAGTTGAGGGTCAAGTCTAGACTGAGTTCACAAGGGGCTCATTCATTCTCCATTCACTCTctcaaccatgaagaaagCGTGTGTCCAGTGTCGGGTACGCAAGGTAAGAAAGACCCCATCCCAGTGGTGGTAACGATGATTAGGAATCCCTCCAGGGCTATTAGGGTTAATATTGACGAACCATGCCTAGGTCCGCTGTGACGGAAGCGTACCTTGTTGCAAGACCTGTGAGCGTCTACAATTCCACTGCTCTTTCCAGCGCGACAATTCTCTGCCCGTCGGCCTGTATGCGCCGCATCTGCCTCCGAAGCGTCGTGGTGCGAAGGCTTGCCTGGAGTGTCGGGCCATGAAGGTCCGTTGCTCGGGGGCTACGCCTCGGTGCCATAATTGTCATCGCCGAGGTCGTCAATGTACCTATCCTTCATCTACTGGGCCAGCGAGACCCGCATCAACTCGCGTTGAGGAGTTGCCAAGTCCCACGACCAGCGCCTCTAGCACAATTACGAGTGATGATTGCACCGTCAGCCAATCCAATCCTTCAATACCAAtaccttctgctcctccgtcgccTTCCGATGAGGTAGTGAGCTCGCTTCTGAGAGACTATTTCGATCACTTGCACCCTCTCCCAtctttcaacttcctccaCAAAGACACTGTCGTTCGACGCTGTTCTGAGGGTACCATCGATGAGTCGCTCAAGCTAGCCATATGTGCGATCACTGCTTTATATTTTAGTCAATACAGGTCTGAGCATGGTGCCTGGGCGCAACAGTCCGAACAACTCATACTGGATCGGCTCGAACGACCCTCGATATTCCTAATCCAAGCGTCACTGCTCACCATTCGATATAGGGCCGGAGTAGGCCAATTTCCACGAGCATTCATTCTTGCTGGACTCGCAGCACGGTGGGCTGTATCCCTGCGTCTGAACTACGAGCACTCGCGCCTGGGTCTGATTGCACAGGAGGTACGGCGGAGGACGTTGTGGTCGCTCTATTTGCTGGAGGACAGTTTCTGCGTGGGATTGAAAGAATTTGAACTCTTCGACCCAGAGACAATTCACCTCCAACTACCCTGTGAAGATGAGGACTTCCACAATGAGCGACCGGTGCTGACCGGCTTCCTCCATCCGGGCAAGGGCCTTGAGCCAGAATTCCTGGGAGCTCGAGCGGCCTTCGTCAAGCTAGCTTTTATTCGAAGGGGAATAATGAGGTTCGTTTGGAGGCCACGTAGCATTCTGCTCGATACTGATACCCAAACAGACTGAACCGAAGAATATTTGCCAAAGAACTAAGCCTCTCCGAACTGTTTGAATCCGTGGAAAGATTCCAATCAGATCTCCATTGTCTACGCAGTCGACTCACGTCCACTgatcaatatcctccggcAAACCCAGGAGAGCTTCATTGGCCCGCCCCGTACGCAATTTTGCACATGTCCTGGCATCAGTGTCATTGCGATCTGTATCGCATCTTTCTCAGCGGCTACCCCGAATCCACTCCACACCCGGCCGTGGAGCGCATGACACTGCCGGAGCGTGTTCtcatgaaagaaaagtgcCTGGGACACGCTGAACAGATCGTGAAGGTCCTTTCGGACTTTGTTCACCATAAGGATGAGCAACAGATGCTTGATTTCGATGCAGCTGTGTGTGCCTATCACGCAGCTCGCTTGATCTTGTTTGTGACTTATACTGGGAGAAGTGATGAGGCTCTGCCCATGCAGTTGGCCATTTACAAAGCTCAGCTATGTCTCGACGTGATAACTCGGTACTTCGGGTTCTCCGCTCAGCTAAAATCCATGGTGAGTGGCTGCATCGCACTCAATGAGCTAGGCTGACCAAACAGCGTCAAATCCTGGAGCGAGCCATCCAGCAGCACAAGAAATGGTTGGAGTCTTCCGACCATCACCCTATAGCCACGGCGGATCCAAGCCCACATCCGCCTGCCGGTATCTCACGCGATGCATATATGCGCCAGCGCCTTGCCATCCACAGTCTGCTGCGGCAATCGGACTTTGTAGACGACAGCTGTGATGCTGCTCCGGAACCCAACAGACCCCTTCTCACCTGGACTGCCTCTACCGAGGATGACCAGATCCCACCGCCCGCATCAGATTGGGATGATCGCGGTACTGTAGATCCCGTAACCGAACAGATAGGTAGTGAACCAAATCTATTTTGTGGACTAGAATACGGACTGGACCTTCTCGGGTGGCCCGGTGAAGGCACCCAAGAGGCATTAGGCTTTATCGGTGGGCTTGATGAGCAGTTCATGTACTAGAAAGAAGGTCCTGACCAATGGCTGGCGAGAGCGGCCGAGCTGCCGATGTCCAGTCGGTAGACAGTGGGTCGTCGGGGATCTGAAGCCGAGCCGAGTTGACATATATATCGCTAGTTAGCTAACGGGATAACCATTTTCACACATCCTGTTTTCACACTGGGTACTCAAATGCAAGAATGGCAGTACCGGTATCTAGGGGCCGTGACAGGCGGCCAAATATCATCTTCATTATGGCAGACGATCACGCTTCCAAGGCGATTAGCTGCTACGGCGCTGGAATCAACCACACACCTAACATCGATCGCCTGGCGACGGAAGGAATGAAATTCAACCATTGCTATGTGACGAACTCAATTTGTACCCCATCCCGAGCGGCAATTCTTTGTGGAACGTATAATCATGTTAACGGCGTCATGACGCTGAACGACCATGTGAGTTACAAACAGAGGGAGCCTTCGATAGCAGCAATCTTAACCACGTGCAGATAAATAAGCACATCCCCAATGTTGCAAAGCATCTTCGGACCGGCGGATATCAAACCGCCATGGTTGGAAAATGGCACCTTGGGGAGAGTGTTGATAATCAACCTACAGGCTTCGACTACTGGTCTGTTCTGCCTGGACAAGGCCTCTACTGGGATCCCGACTTCATTGAGCCCACCGGGGAGCGGGTCGAATCAGGATACGTGACAGACATTATCACCGACAAGTCTCTGGATTGGATCAAGTCGCGAGACCGCGATCGTCCGTTCTTCCTAATGTGCCACCACAAAGCGCCCCATCGGTCATGGGAATGCGATGACAAGCACAAGCACTTGTACAAGGACCCCGTGCGCTTGCCTGATACATTCACCGACGACTATAAGAACCGCGCGAAAGCGGCCAAGATCGCCAAGATGCGCGTCGCTGAAGACCTCACCTACCAAGATCTCGGACTCGTACAGCCAGATGGCGGCCGCAGAGTTGGCGAACCTGTGCTGCAAGAATTTGGTAGCAGCGAGCGCAAGGTTCCGGTCCCAGGTTCAATTGCTGAGCTTCAATCAATGAGACTAATTGACAAAGATGATGGCACTGTCTTTACATTCAAAAGCCACGCCGAGTTAGCCGAATTTAAGTTTCAGCGATACATGCAACGCTACATTCGCACTATCCAATCGATTGATGATAACGTCGGCCGCATGTTAGACTACCTGGATTCAGAACCCCAGCTAGCAGAGAACACAATCGTTGTCTATACCTCCGACCAAGGGTTCTTTCTAGGAGAGCACGGCTGGTTTGATAAGAGATTCATGTACGAAGAGTCATTTCAAATGCCTTTTCTCATCAGATACCCGAAGGAGATCATTGCTGGGTCAGTGTGCGACGATATAATCTGCAACGTCGATTTTGCGCCCACATGGTTGGACTACGCCAACCTCCCTGCGCCCTCATACATGCAAGGCACGTCCTTCCGTCCACTCTTGCAGGGCCGTACGCCGGAGTCCTGGCAACAGGTGGCATATCACCGATACTGGATGCATAACGACATTATCCACCATGCATATGCACATTATGGTATACGTAACCAGAGGTACAAGCTGATCTATTGGTACAACGAGCCCTTAGACGTCCCGGGGGCGCGTCCCGGGGGCAAGGAGCATAAAGAGTGGGAGCTCTTTGACTGTGACAAGGATCCATTAGAGCTGTTCAATGTGTATCATGAAGGAGAATATCAAGGCGTGGTCAGGCAGATGACTACACTgttagagaagaaaatggcGGAAATTGGGGATGAGCCTGTTCATCCGAAGCCGCAATGGCTGCTGGGGTCTCTATGATGATAATACCAGACAGACCGACATCTTTCGCATAATATAGTTTAGTCTTTGCTTGGCGGACTTTTAAGTACATGTCTATACACGGTTGCAATTCTTATCTCGTCCCATACTGTCCTCTAGAGCAATAGCGTGCGTCATTTCGTTGTAACGAGTACTTTTCAACGTCTATACTCACTCACGCCCTGGTCCATACACGGCCGTAGCCGATGGAAAACTCTTACCCCCGTTTGGCCAGGGTATACTTACTTTAGCTCGGTAGCAAAGAACGCTGGCATGGCAAATGTCTATCTCGGACAAACCTCCGAGCCGTTGAATTTTATCGGCAGTCGGGGCCCCACATTTCGTGATGTTGCACTACAATGATTCAATCCGCTAACACCCCGCCGGTAGATGATAAATAATGTATAAAGTCCGGAGACGATGGCACGAACACGGCTCATTAGGATAGAGCACTATTCTCTTACTTGAAGTTGAATTGCAGTTGAAGCATTCCTGTTCAAGCTGTGCGTAACAGCCATTGCTCACTATGGTGAACCTGCAATTGACTCTTCCGGCAATGGCATTGTCCTCCACAGCCCTTGCGGCCTCTGTGCACTCAGAGATGTCAGTGGGAACATTGCATAGAGAACGTGCTGAAGCATTGTTGAGCCAGATGacctgggaagagaaggttggCCAGATGGGTGGTATCCGTCGGCTTCTAAATACCGGTCCGGAGATAGACGAGGAAAACTACGAATACAGGCAAGCGGAGTACCAGAACGGCAACATTGGTGGGTGATCTATTTGTGGGTAATCCTACAATGTAACTGACAGTACAGGCTTTGGTGCTACGCTCAACTGGGCCGATGGCATTCTTCCACTCACAAACGAAGTGCGACAGAGGCAAATCAATGAGAGTCGGCTTCATATCCCATTCATCACCGTTACAGACTCAATTAACAGTCTCTACCTGTCCGGGGGTACTATCTTCCCAAGTAATCTGGCCATGGCGGCTACATTCAACATTCCGCTGTTCAGCGAGGGCGTTGCTGCCCTTCGTGAAGAGCAAATAGCAATCGGCGTCTCATGGGTTCTGTCTCCGCCACTAGACATAGCGTGGGAGCCGCGGTATTCCCGCATCGGTGAGCTGTGAGTAGCTGTCCTGTCCTGTCCATCGTAAACACGCTAACGCAGCCAGGTTTGGCGAGGACTCTTACTTAACTGGTGAATTTGGCCATGCCTATGTCCAGACTATGCAGGACAAAGACGATTCAGGAAACATCAAAGTCGCCACGACCGTCAAGCACTTCGTCTATGGCGAGAGTCGTGGTGGGATCAATGCTGCCAGCATGTATGGGGGAATCAACCATCTTTATAACGATCAGTTGCGTCCTTATCTACGGGCATTGGAAGCAGATCCCGCCGCTGTCATGGTCTCTTACGCGTCGGTCGACTTGGTCCCAATGTCGGCGAACAAGTATCTCGTGCGGGACATTCTTCGCCAAAGGCTTGGCTTTGAGGGTATTGTTATGTCAGATGCAGGAGGCATTGCACATCTCTATACTGAGTCTCGGCTGGCCGGCTCATATGCCGAGGCCGCGTTACTAGCACTGGAAGCTGGGTTGCAGATGGAGTTGAGTCCCCAGTCTCCGGCTGTATTCCCCACTCTTGTTGCAGCTGCAGAGGATAGCCATGTAGGGCAGTTGATCGATGAGGCTGTATTAAATATTCTTCAGCTGAAGTTCGCAACCGGTGTTTTCGACAAACCTCTTCCTGACCCGGCCAAAGTGAACGAGACCCTGCGAACGCCTGCCCACCTCGAGATTAGCCGCCATGTCACCAGAGAAAGCATCGTCCTGCTTCAGAATGATGGTATCCTACCGACAACACCATCAAAGGTGGCCCTTCTCGGCCCATTCGCTGATATCCGTAACTACGGCTCCTATGCGCCTGTGAACTCGAGTGACTCTCGGTATGGCAACTCACTCTATCAAAGTCTCCAAGCCAAGCTCGGTACAAGTAATGTGACCCTGGTCCAAGGGGTCGacttcattgacattgatacCACGAACATCGCAACCGCCGTGTCAGCCGCCAAAGAGGCCGGGCTTGCAATTATCGTCCTCGGCTCGCTCTCCGTCGGGACCACAGACCCCCTAGTAACCAAGCGGACCGACGGGGAGTTCTTCACGCACGCAAACCTGGGCTTCCCAGGGGCTCAACAGCAACTCCTCGATGCTGTGCTGGACGCGTCAATTCCCACGATCCTGGTCCTTTCCGGCGGACAGCCTTTCGTGCTCAATAATTCGACCCTCCGCAGCAATGCtattctccattctttcttggGCGGCGAATTCACTGGCGATGCTTTAGCCGAGATCATCATGGGCGACGTCAACCCCAGCGGTAAGTTGCCGATCAGTTTGCCACAAGATACATCTGCAACGCCAGTGTTTTACGATTACCTTCCGAGTGACGATACCGGCACAGCGGATAGCATCTTAGGATTTCATTCCACGTACCAGTTTCCTCTGCTTTCACGGTCTCCGCCGATGCCATTTGGATTTGGCTTGAGTTATACAGATTTCACGATCTCGGCCCCTAGGGCGAGAGCTAGCAATAGCAGTGTTGAGGTGCGTGTGAATATTACCAATGTTGGTCCTATCGCTGGGAAGGAAGTCGTGCAACTATATCATCGCCCGAACACGACGACAGGCATCGAATTCCCTGTGAAGCGCCTAGTGAGATTTGAGAAGGTTGACCTACACGCTGGGGAAGGTAGAGAGGTTCGATTTGTCATTCCGCATAAAGATCTTGGATACTATGTCGACGGGGAGTTGCGTGTGAAGAGAGGAGTCTACTCCTTCTGGGCTGGCACGAGCTCGAGAACGGAGGATCTGAAGCGCGTCAACGTGACAGTTCTTTAACAGTCTCTTCTGAACATCAGGCGTGGTATTTGCGAATTGGAGGGCTCCATTATGGAAACTGTCACGTGACTATCGGGGTCCTGATCCATCCGGTGTGCCTGCACTGAGTAACTCCACCTGAAATCAGGCCTCGTAGACGATTAGACTACCTGATGTAGGAATGCACATATGTCTTTAGTATGGAATGATAAGGAGGGGTCCGATATCGCGCAGACCTTTGACAACATTGAGGTATTGTAAACTCGAGCAccacagatatatatatgcgcCCTGCTGCTCTTCTCGAATCCCAAGTAAAGGTAAATATACCTAACGAACAAATCTTATCGCGAGCACGATCATATCCACATGATAGAGAGAATAGATAAAAACAACCCGATGGTTTACACCATTCATTGTGATGGGCTGGTTCCTGTCTCTACAAGCAGCACTTGGGAACACTGCGGGTCGGGTAAGGATTTGACAAACCTCCTGGGTTAATAGTAGAAAGACTTGGTTACGGAAGGAGCCTCATCGCCCATCTGTATCGTCTCCGTTGGCTACCATAGCTTATATCGTAATGAGCATAAGCTTTCTACACTGGCTATCGAACAGCCACAATGGGTATCAGAGGTCATACAACTGGATCGCGACTTACATTCCCAGGGCAACGTCACAGCCTTGAGATTTATCGTGTATCAGAATGATCCATTGGCTTGGGGACATTCATACATGTCAATTGTCCTTCACGGCAAGCATACCCATGGACAGCGCCAGTTGATCCGGCCATGCTGGAAGTCGATTCGCAAGAGTctcttccttgtccattgTCACACAATTGGCTGGGGCTGGTAGCACATCCCACACCGGTAACGTAGTCATTGTTGAATCTGTGAACAGCCGGTGATGATCGGACTCCGTAATTACGATAACCTGGTCCAGAAGTGCGAGAGCTGACTGAGCTCCATGACCAGCAAACGTCCTGCTTTTCTGAGCTACTGAAACGGGAATTAGTCCAATAAGGTCTGGTTTGTCTCTCAGCGCCTCACTGTCTAGCGAGACTGGAACTACCGATTCCAGTTGGTCTTTCAGGTATTGGAGCCTTTGCTTAGACTGCGTGGCTTCCTGTCTAAGTGTTTCGAACATGGAGTGATctgtttcattatttttGATGATGGCGCAGGCGCGAGCGTAGAGGCCCGGACACTTAGTGATCTCGGCAAAAAGTAGTTCAACTAGATCACAGAGCTGGCTgccctttccatttccactTTCCGCGGCGAGAGTGTCGGTGAGCGCCAATTGCCATGCCGGCTCAGCTAAGAAACAGGCCTCACCTCGAATGAGCGCGTCGGCTACTATAAATGActtgaaggaaatgagcaAAGTGCGGCCAAACCCACCACGGTGAGCATTTGGTCCCCGTAAGCGAATGAGGGTGGCAATGCCACTGGAATGCGTGAGCCAGGACTGTGGTGTGATCGGATCCATCATCTCGTAAATGCCAAGCATGACAGCAATTGCGAGGGTCATGTCAGATCGGACAAATCGGGGTCGTCGTAGCAAACTATGCAAGCCTTGCAGCCCACGACTATACATGGACCGACTACTGGCAATCGTATCCTGGTCCTGGTGTTTCATGCCCAGGTGAAGCGTACCCAAACACCGGAGACTCCAGATGAAGGGGTCCAGGGTCGACTCAACATGGCGACGAGCAAAGTTCATCCAATTGACCGACAGACGAGTACTATACATATAGTAGAGCCCTGGGACAGCGGCATCTATGAAGAAGCCCAGGGTTTCAACTCCCTGCGCGGCTAAAGGTTTTTCCACAAGACTTGGCACAATCAACTCATCCACAGTATTATGCGAGCATCCACCACGCTTCGTAATAGACCGAGAGGTGTTCGACTTCTGGGATTGTGCGGACCGGGTCGCCGATCGATACGTAGGGCCTGCCGGTGTTCTGGAATCGGAGGGAGTGCTAACCACGAAGGTCAAAGGTTTCCGATAACCGGGACATTGAATCCCTCGCAGCTCGCAACGTCGGCAGTTGGGTCGTGTCTCATCACACTACGCCCGGTTCCACTCGGTTAGTGGCATCACCATGCTTTGTAGGCTGGCACGCAGCATGTATGGAGGGTCGCCTCTACCTTGACTCGTCGCTGTATGCAGGTGCGACAGCCTCTGCTGTATGGAACTGCTACCATGACCCAGGAACGGGTAGTGGTGTATCGTTGAGTTCCGGTAGCCGATAATGTAGAGACAAcatcaagagaaaagatcagTTCGGGTCGTGTGCACAAGGCtggaaggtggaagagaTTTGGCTTCGGGACAAGACTCGAATTCCCCGCAACCTTTTGTTATCTTTGGGGAATGGACCCGTGACCTGGGAATTAGACTCGAAGAGGTTTAGCGTCCGGGTAGGAAGGACATTATGCTCTCAgctctacggagtactgaACAACGCTTGTTTGACATTAACAACGCTGGACATGTACAGGAGTATGTTTCCTCGGCGAGGTGTCTTGCCTGGTGTGACCTGCCATAGTTATACAATTGTGCCTTGTGGGTTACCGAAAGCCCGACAAGAACAGTCTAAAGCGGAAGTCAGGGTGCAGATGAGATTTAAACGTGGGTAAGCACCTAGCAATTTGAGGGGCAAATAGACTATGGATGAGATTATTTACGAGTGATTGTGATAGTGATGTCCGTGGCGTTCTTGATACTGGTCGATGTGAAGAAGGCTAGAGTACGCTTGTCAACGGCGTACTGCAGCACGCTACCATCGGGAGAGACCTGGACGCTATAGCCGTTGGGAAATGTGGATGGGGGCAGGATAATTTCGGTGGGCGCTTGGATATTGGGATCCGATGTGAACTGCAGCTTGAAGGTGGCCGAGCTGTCAGCAAAGCTGAAGCTTTTGGGAGTGCCGGCGACGGCAGCTGGGTATGAACGGCTGTAGTGCTTGGCCAGCTCAGGATAGGGCTGACCAGATGTGCCGTTGTACAGGTTCTCGTACGCCCAACCGATCCAGGAAACCATATTGGCATCGGTCGCCGACATGGCATCTGCGAGGccctgcatctgcttctcatCACCCATCCAGAACGTGAGCTCGGTCAGCACCCCGGCGGTCCTCAGGCGCTCGTTGTCCTTGTGGCGGTTGCTGAGCGTGGTGGAAATGGAGCCCAGTTGCGGCGGGTTGTAGTAGTGGAACGAGTGCACCGACTTAGAGCCGTCCCCAAGCGGGACGTTGTTGAAGCCGGACAGGACGTCCAGCGTTGCGCCTTCGAACCAGATGAGTGTGTCATTGTCGACGGTACGGATCTGCTTGGCCGCGCGGTTCCAGAGCCCTTCTAGGACCTTGTGGTCGGCAACACCTGGCACTAGCAGTGTCGGATCGGCCCATGTGTCGCCCACCCATGGCTCGTTCAGCAGGTTATACCCGACCACATTGGTCGTCTTGCCATACTCGGACGCCAGCTTTTTCCAGTACGCTGCGAACGCATCGCCCAGCCCGTCGTAATTGTTATATAACCGCCCAAACGCATTGCCCAGCGCCACCGACGTGTAGCTCAGAGCCCAGTCGACCGAACCGCAAAGCGACTGTGGCGAACGGAAGCCGTTTTCATCCACCGGGAACGGCGTCGTTTTGAGGGGAAACGGATACATCTTGCCACTCGATACCCAATCTTTCTTGGCAAACCACTAGGAAGCCATGTCAGTATCAGCTGCGCCCACCTGTCCGGGCGTCTACTTACGTCGGGTACACCGTTCCCGCAAAATTGCCGCGCCAGGCAGTCCTGATGCACGTCCACCAAAACGTAAAGTCCATGGTCCTCCGCCATCTTAGTCTGCTTTTTCATAATATCCAGAAATGTCTGGTTGTACTCCCCACGCACAGGCTCTGCTCCAGCCCAGCTGTGGCCCAACCGGACAATGTTCAGACCCAAGTCGTGCAGATTTTGGACATCTTGCTCGCCAAACGAGGAGACACCGGGCACCCACTCCAAGGGCCGATGCCATGGTGGTTCCTTCATAACGACATTGGTTCCGTGGAAGAACCGCGTACGGCCAAATTCATCGACGATCTGATGTGTGTCTTGATTCACATCCTTGATGCGCGACATTCCGGGATGAGCCTTGTACCAACCCTCGGCATCTTGAGCGAACACACCC
Proteins encoded in this window:
- a CDS encoding uncharacterized protein (predicted protein); translated protein: MKKACVQCRVRKVRCDGSVPCCKTCERLQFHCSFQRDNSLPVGLYAPHLPPKRRGAKACLECRAMKVRCSGATPRCHNCHRRGRQCTYPSSTGPARPASTRVEELPSPTTSASSTITSDDCTVSQSNPSIPIPSAPPSPSDEVVSSLLRDYFDHLHPLPSFNFLHKDTVVRRCSEGTIDESLKLAICAITALYFSQYRSEHGAWAQQSEQLILDRLERPSIFLIQASLLTIRYRAGVGQFPRAFILAGLAARWAVSLRLNYEHSRLGLIAQEVRRRTLWSLYLLEDSFCVGLKEFELFDPETIHLQLPCEDEDFHNERPVLTGFLHPGKGLEPEFLGARAAFVKLAFIRRGIMRLNRRIFAKELSLSELFESVERFQSDLHCLRSRLTSTDQYPPANPGELHWPAPYAILHMSWHQCHCDLYRIFLSGYPESTPHPAVERMTLPERVLMKEKCLGHAEQIVKVLSDFVHHKDEQQMLDFDAAVCAYHAARLILFVTYTGRSDEALPMQLAIYKAQLCLDVITRYFGFSAQLKSMADQTASNPGASHPAAQEMVGVFRPSPYSHGGSKPTSACRYLTRCIYAPAPCHPQSAAAIGLCRRQL
- a CDS encoding uncharacterized protein (beta-glucosidase-related glycosidases), with amino-acid sequence MVGKWHLGESVDNQPTGFDYWSVLPGQGLYWDPDFIEPTGERVESGYVTDIITDKSLDWIKSRDRDRPFFLMCHHKAPHRSWECDDKHKHLYKDPVRLPDTFTDDYKNRAKAAKIAKMRVAEDLTYQDLGLVQPDGGRRVGEPVLQEFGSSERKVPVPGSIAELQSMRLIDKDDGTVFTFKSHAELAEFKFQRYMQRYIRTIQSIDDNVGRMLDYLDSEPQLAENTIVVYTSDQGFFLGEHGWFDKRFMYEESFQMPFLIRYPKEIIAGSVCDDIICNVDFAPTWLDYANLPAPSYMQGTSFRPLLQGRTPESWQQVAYHRYWMHNDIIHHAYAHYGIRNQRYKLIYWYNEPLDVPGARPGGKEHKEWELFDCDKDPLELFNVYHEGEYQGVVRQMTTLLEKKMAEIGDEPVHPKPQWLLGLVFAWRTFKYMSIHADGKLLPPFGQVEAFLFKLCVTAIAHYALAASVHSEMSVGTLHRERAEALLSQMTWEEKVGQMGGIRRLLNTGPEIDEENYEYRQAEYQNGNIGFGATLNWADGILPLTNEVRQRQINESRLHIPFITVTDSINSLYLSGGTIFPSNLAMAATFNIPLFSEGVAALREEQIAIGVSWVLSPPLDIAWEPRYSRIGELFGEDSYLTGEFGHAYVQTMQDKDDSGNIKVATTVKHFVYGESRGGINAASMYGGINHLYNDQLRPYLRALEADPAAVMVSYASVDLVPMSANKYLVRDILRQRLGFEGIVMSDAGGIAHLYTESRLAGSYAEAALLALEAGLQMELSPQSPAVFPTLVAAAEDSHVGQLIDEAVLNILQLKFATGVFDKPLPDPAKVNETLRTPAHLEISRHVTRESIVLLQNDGILPTTPSKVALLGPFADIRNYGSYAPVNSSDSRYGNSLYQSLQAKLGTSNVTLVQGVDFIDIDTTNIATAVSAAKEAGLAIIVLGSLSVGTTDPLVTKRTDGEFFTHANLGFPGAQQQLLDAVLDASIPTILVLSGGQPFVLNNSTLRSNAILHSFLGGEFTGDALAEIIMGDVNPSGKLPISLPQDTSATPVFYDYLPSDDTGTADSILGFHSTYQFPLLSRSPPMPFGFGLSYTDFTISAPRARASNSSVEVRVNITNVGPIAGKEVVQLYHRPNTTTGIEFPVKRLVRFEKVDLHAGEGREVRFVIPHKDLGYYVDGELRVKRGVYSFWAGTSSRTEDLKRVNVTVL
- a CDS encoding uncharacterized protein (predicted protein) produces the protein MLGIYEMMDPITPQSWLTHSSGIATLIRLRGPNAHRGGFGRTLLISFKSFIVADALIRGEACFLAEPAWQLALTDTLAAESGNGKGSQLCDLVELLFAEITKCPGLYARACAIIKNNETDHSMFETLRQEATQSKQRLQYLKDQLESVVPVSLDSEALRDKPDLIGLIPVSVAQKSRTFAGHGAQSALALLDQVIVITESDHHRLFTDSTMTTLPVWDVLPAPANCVTMDKEETLANRLPAWPDQLALSMGMLAVKDN
- a CDS encoding putative endoglycoceramidase (predicted protein), with product MAMLFTPIAAASLLAVVGTQPTGVFAQDAEGWYKAHPGMSRIKDVNQDTHQIVDEFGRTRFFHGTNVVMKEPPWHRPLEWVPGVSSFGEQDVQNLHDLGLNIVRLGHSWAGAEPVRGEYNQTFLDIMKKQTKMAEDHGLYVLVDVHQDCLARQFCGNGVPDWFAKKDWVSSGKMYPFPLKTTPFPVDENGFRSPQSLCGSVDWALSYTSVALGNAFGRLYNNYDGLGDAFAAYWKKLASEYGKTTNVVGYNLLNEPWVGDTWADPTLLVPGVADHKVLEGLWNRAAKQIRTVDNDTLIWFEGATLDVLSGFNNVPLGDGSKSVHSFHYYNPPQLGSISTTLSNRHKDNERLRTAGVLTELTFWMGDEKQMQGLADAMSATDANMVSWIGWAYENLYNGTSGQPYPELAKHYSRSYPAAVAGTPKSFSFADSSATFKLQFTSDPNIQAPTEIILPPSTFPNGYSVQVSPDGSVLQYAVDKRTLAFFTSTSIKNATDITITITRK